From Amycolatopsis sp. WQ 127309:
GTCGTGGGTGACGGCGAGGACGGCACCGGCGTAGCGGGAGAGGAACTGCTCCAGCCACAGGACACTCTCGGCGTCCAGGTGGTTGGTGGGCTCGTCGAGCAGCAGCAGGTCCGGCGCCGACAGCAGCAGCTTGCACAGCGCGACGCGGCGGCGCTCACCACCGGACAGGTGGGTGACGGCCTCCTCGGGCGGGGGGCAGCGCAGCGCGTCCATCGCCTGCTCGACGGTCGAGTCGAGCTCCCAGGCGTCGGCGTGGTCCAGCTCCTCCTGGAGCTGGCCCATCTCCTCCATCAGCTCTTCGGTGTACTCGGTCTCCATCAGCGTGAGGACCTCGTTGTACCGGTCGAGCTTGACCTTGATCTCGCCGAGGCCCTCTTCGACGTTCCCGCGGACCGTCTTCTCCTCGTTGAGCTCCGGCTCCTGCATCAGGATGCCGACGCTCGACCCGGGATGGATGAACGCCTCGCCGTTGCTGGCCTGCTCGATCCCCGCCATGATCTTGAGAACGGTGGACTTACCGGCACCGTTCGGCCCCACCACGCCGATCTTGGCGCCGGGGTAGAACGCGGTGCTGACGTCGTCGAGGATGACCTTGTCCCCGACGGTCTTGCGCACCTTCTTCATGGTGTAGATGAACTCGGCCATACGCACGATCGTAGAGCGCACCTGATCGCGACCTGACGCCGGTCACCGTCGGGCTACCGAAAGTCAGCCGCGGATCACCGGAACGGCCGATCGCCGGAGTCTCAAGCTCAACCGGAAGTCGAGACTATTCGGCGCGCTTCCCGTCGGCCATGTTCTTCAGCATCGCGTTGTAGGCGTTGAGTTCCTCGTCGCCGGTCACCGCTTCGCGCCGGTCGCGCCGCTTCGCCTCGCGCTCGTCCTGACGCGCCCACTGCACCAGCAGCGCGATCAGCACCAGCAGCACCGGGATCTCGCCGGCGGCCCACGCGATGCCGCCGCCGAGCCGCTGGTCGGTCAGCAGGTCGGAGACCCACGGCAGGTGCAGCTGGCTGTAGAACGCCTGCCCGATCACGGTCTGCTTGCTCATCAGGATCACGCCGAAGAACGCGTGGAACGGCATCGCGGCGAACATCATCCCGAGCCGGGCGAGGTACGGCAGCCGCCGCGGCGCCGGGTCGACGCCGATCACCGGCCAGTAGAAGACGTACCCGGCGAGCAGGAAGTGTGCGTTCATCACCAGGTGCGCCCAGTGGTAGCTCAGCGCGTTGTCGAACAGCCCCGAGAAGTACAGCGCGTAGAACGAGCCGACGAACAGCGCCAGCGCGACCACCGGGTGGGTCAGGAACCGCGACACCGGGGAGTGCACGAAGGCCACGAGCCACTCGCGCGGCCCCGGCGGGTCGTCCTTGCCCGCGGCGGGCAGCGCGCGCAACGCGAGCGTCACCGGGCCACCCAGCACGAACAGCACCGGCGTCACCATCGAGAGCAGCATGTGGCTGCCCATGTGGACGCTGAACATGGCGGGCGAGTAGCGGCCGATGCCCGACGACGTCGCGATCAGCAGCACCACGCAGCCGGCGATCCAGGCGACCGTGCGGCCGGCCGGCCAGGTGTCGCCGCGGCGCAGCAGCCGCCGGACGCCGGCCAGGTACAGCACGCCGAAGACGAGGGCCGCGGTGCCGTAAATGAGGTCGAAGCGGGTGTCGAAGAGCAGCCGCCACAGCGTCGGCTCGCCGTCGAGGTTGTAGCCGATCAGCAGCTCGGTCGTGGACGGCTGGGTGACCGCGTCGGCCGGGGGCGGCGTCCTGGCGAGCCCGCTGGCGATGCCGAGCGTGACGAACATGATGAGGATCTCGACCGCGGCCAGGCGCAGCAGCTGCCCGCCGCCCCTGCCGTCGACGAGGTCCGCGACGCCCTTGCGGCGCTGCTGGTGGCCGAAGACGCCGAGCAGCAGCAGGGCCACCGTCTTGGCGACGACCAGGAGGCCGTAGTCGGTGGTGAACAGGTCGTTCAGGCCGATCCGGACCAGCGCGTTGATCACGCCGGAGATCGCCATCACGATCCAGCAGACCAGCGCCAGGCGCGAGAACCGCTGCGCGGCCAGGCTCAGGTGCGCCCCGCGCCGGTAGCCCAGCGCCAGTAGCGCGATCAGCCCGCCGACCCAGAGCGACGCGGCGACCAGGTGGAACAGCAGGCTGTTGGTGGCGACGTCGTGCGAGCCACCGCTGGCCGAGTGGCCGGTGACGGCGACCGGGACCAGCCCGCCGACGGCCAGGAAGAACAGCACCGCCGTCCAGCCCCAGGACAGCGCGAGCCGGCAGCCGAGCGCGACGAGCACGGCGATCAGGGCCGTCCACAGCCACGCCTTGGGCTGCTCGATGGCGCCGACGAGGTCGAGCAGCGTCTGCGGGTCCAGGACGTCGCCGAACGGCTTCCCGGCGGTGTCGGCGGCGGTGAAGGCGACCGAAAGCAGGGCCGCGGCGAACCACACCCAGGCGGCGATCCCGGCGGCGCGCAGCGCGCCGTAGCCCTCGGGACCCAGCGTGCCGGACTTCTGCGGCGGCACCAGGAACGCCGCCAGCAGCAGCGAACCGACGCAGATCACGGACGCGGCCTCGGACAGCACGCGCACGACGGTGATGCCGTACTTGGTGACCAGCCCGGGGTCCGGCAGGCCCGCGATGACGTAACCGGCGCCGCCGGTCAGCGCGATCAGCCCGACGGCGACGACGGCCGCCAGCAGCACGCCGACCGAGAGCAGGGGCAGCACACTGGCCCGGCGACGCGGGGGCACGCCGGATTTCGTCACGGGCTCGCTGGACACGTCCCAGAGGGTATGCCCAGCCGCGGTGACGTCCGTGTGACGGGCAGGATGGAGTGCGTGAAGATGATCCTGCTGCGGCACGCCGAGTCGCTCGGCAACGTCGACGAGCGCGCCTACACGCGGATCCCCGACCACGCCCTGCCGCTGACCGACGCGGGCCGCGAGCAGGCCGCCGCGGTGGCGCCGGAGATCGCCCGGCTGCTCGGCGGCGCGCGGCCCGCGGTGTACGTCAGCCCCTACCTGCGCACCCGGGAGACGTTGCGGCTGCTGGACATCGAGGCCTCGTGCGACCGGCTGCTGCAGGAGCCGCGGCTGCGCGAGCAGGACTGGGGCAACCTCCAGGACCCGGCCGACCAGGAGGTCCAGAAGGCGCGGCGCAACGAGTTCGGGCACTTCTACTACCGGCTGCCCTTCGGCGAGTCCGGCGCCGACGTCGACGACCGCGTCGCCGGGTTCCTCTCCGACCTGCAGCGGCGCGACGAACGTCACCCGGAGACGGTGCTGATCGTCTCGCACGGCCTCACGCTGCGGCTGCTGTGCCGCCGGTTGTTCGGCTGGAGCGTCGAACTCTTCGAGTCGCTGTCCAACCCCGGGACCTGCGAATACCGCGTGCTCGAGGAGCACGACGGGAAGTGGACGCTCGACCGGCCGTTCGGCCAGTGGCGGGACTCACCCGACGGGGAAACGCAGCTCTAGCGGGGCGCTCAGCACGACGCGGGTGCCCTGGCCGGGCGCCGAGTCGATCCGGGCCGCGCCGCCGATCTCCGCGAGCCGCGCGTGGATCGAGTTCTCGATGCCGAACCCGGCGCGGCGGGCGCCGAGGTCGAAGCCCGTCCCGTGGTCGCGCACGGACACCGTCACGACGCCTCCGGTCTCTTCGAGGCACACCACAGCTCGAGGCGTCCTCGCGTGCTTCAAGGTGTTTCGCAAGGCTTCGCGGGCGGCGTCGTGAAGCGCGTTCACGAGGCTTTCGGGGACGTCGGTGACCTTCGCGAGCACCACGAGGTCGACCCGCAGCCCCTCGGCCGTCATCTCGACCGCCAGCGCGCCGAGCCGGTGCTCCAGGCCACCCGGCTCGGCCGGCGCGTCGCCTTCGAGGCTCAGCCGCAGGCGCAGGGCGTGCGCGCGGGCGGTGCGGCGGACCTGGTCGAGGCTGGCGCCGGGGTCGCGCAGGTCGCCGGGCGAGGGCAGCGCGAGCGCCTCCATCACCTGCAGCACGGTGTCGTGGACGTCGCGGCGGTGCCGTTCGCGTTCGGCGGCCCGGCCGCGCTGCTCGCCCAGCCCGAGCGCGAACCGCATCGACCCGGCGACCAGCACCACGATGGCCAGCGACGTCGCCGCCGCGGCGACCAGCGCGAG
This genomic window contains:
- a CDS encoding phosphoglycerate mutase family protein, with protein sequence MKMILLRHAESLGNVDERAYTRIPDHALPLTDAGREQAAAVAPEIARLLGGARPAVYVSPYLRTRETLRLLDIEASCDRLLQEPRLREQDWGNLQDPADQEVQKARRNEFGHFYYRLPFGESGADVDDRVAGFLSDLQRRDERHPETVLIVSHGLTLRLLCRRLFGWSVELFESLSNPGTCEYRVLEEHDGKWTLDRPFGQWRDSPDGETQL
- a CDS encoding sensor histidine kinase, giving the protein MRVVLLGGAGALAGVSGRFGPGLSLVQGAVPRLVLIPVVFRLALFVQVVWAADTVTTPVLWFGVAGYLVPNLLEIAWVFRRTTGIRPVLAADTTYTVVTSVAAALFAAHPSFADLLTLTWPNIMGTVMIWTLLRGALAGGAAIAAAVLLRYVLAALSGTAAPATWILLALVAAAATSLAIVVLVAGSMRFALGLGEQRGRAAERERHRRDVHDTVLQVMEALALPSPGDLRDPGASLDQVRRTARAHALRLRLSLEGDAPAEPGGLEHRLGALAVEMTAEGLRVDLVVLAKVTDVPESLVNALHDAAREALRNTLKHARTPRAVVCLEETGGVVTVSVRDHGTGFDLGARRAGFGIENSIHARLAEIGGAARIDSAPGQGTRVVLSAPLELRFPVG
- a CDS encoding cytochrome c oxidase assembly protein, which codes for MSSEPVTKSGVPPRRRASVLPLLSVGVLLAAVVAVGLIALTGGAGYVIAGLPDPGLVTKYGITVVRVLSEAASVICVGSLLLAAFLVPPQKSGTLGPEGYGALRAAGIAAWVWFAAALLSVAFTAADTAGKPFGDVLDPQTLLDLVGAIEQPKAWLWTALIAVLVALGCRLALSWGWTAVLFFLAVGGLVPVAVTGHSASGGSHDVATNSLLFHLVAASLWVGGLIALLALGYRRGAHLSLAAQRFSRLALVCWIVMAISGVINALVRIGLNDLFTTDYGLLVVAKTVALLLLGVFGHQQRRKGVADLVDGRGGGQLLRLAAVEILIMFVTLGIASGLARTPPPADAVTQPSTTELLIGYNLDGEPTLWRLLFDTRFDLIYGTAALVFGVLYLAGVRRLLRRGDTWPAGRTVAWIAGCVVLLIATSSGIGRYSPAMFSVHMGSHMLLSMVTPVLFVLGGPVTLALRALPAAGKDDPPGPREWLVAFVHSPVSRFLTHPVVALALFVGSFYALYFSGLFDNALSYHWAHLVMNAHFLLAGYVFYWPVIGVDPAPRRLPYLARLGMMFAAMPFHAFFGVILMSKQTVIGQAFYSQLHLPWVSDLLTDQRLGGGIAWAAGEIPVLLVLIALLVQWARQDEREAKRRDRREAVTGDEELNAYNAMLKNMADGKRAE